From a region of the Bermanella marisrubri genome:
- the mnmG gene encoding tRNA uridine-5-carboxymethylaminomethyl(34) synthesis enzyme MnmG, which yields MDYAKRYDVIVVGGGHAGTEACLAAARMGCKTLLLTHSIETVGVMSCNPAIGGIGKSHLVKEIDAFDGAMARATDRGGIQFRTLNSRKGPAVRATRAQADRALYKAAIREIVENQPNLEFFQQACDDLIVEGDTVKGVVTQAGIKIYADSVVLTTGTFLGGVIHIGMDNYQGGRAGDPPSNNLAKRLRELPFNVGRLKTGTPARIDARSVDFSVMQRQPGDDVTPIMSFMGNREEHPQQIDCFITHTNEQTHDIIRAGLDRSPMYSGVIEGIGPRYCPSIEDKVMRFADKNSHQIFVEPEGLSTHELYPNGISTSLPFDVQVEMIHSMKGFENAHITRPGYAIEYDFFNPQDLKHSLETKFMQGLFFAGQINGTTGYEEAGAQGLLAGTNAALRSMEKDAWYPRRDEAYIGVLVDDLITMGTNEPYRMFTSRAEYRLILREDNADLRLTEKGRELGLVGDERWAAFCEKKEAIEQEEQRLKSTWILPNTEEGDVVNGFSKTPITREYSLMDLLKRPEITYSDIANLKGEPVADPQVSEQVQIMAKYEGYINRQLEEIEQMRRYEDTLLPADLDFSKVGGLSNEIVQKLSEIQPETLGTASRIQGVTPAAISQLLIYLKKHHSVQKRSA from the coding sequence GTGGATTACGCAAAGCGCTATGACGTCATTGTTGTGGGTGGTGGACATGCTGGTACAGAGGCATGTTTGGCGGCCGCGCGTATGGGATGTAAAACCTTGCTTCTCACCCACTCCATCGAAACCGTTGGTGTCATGTCGTGTAACCCAGCCATTGGTGGTATTGGCAAATCTCATTTAGTGAAAGAGATTGATGCGTTTGATGGTGCCATGGCGCGCGCTACCGATCGCGGTGGTATCCAATTCCGCACGCTAAATAGCCGTAAAGGACCTGCCGTGCGTGCGACACGAGCACAAGCAGATCGAGCCTTATACAAAGCTGCTATTCGCGAAATTGTGGAAAACCAACCTAACTTAGAGTTTTTCCAGCAGGCCTGTGACGATCTGATCGTTGAAGGCGATACGGTTAAAGGTGTGGTGACGCAAGCGGGTATTAAGATTTATGCCGATAGCGTCGTGTTAACCACAGGTACTTTCTTAGGCGGAGTTATCCACATTGGTATGGATAACTATCAAGGTGGTCGCGCTGGCGATCCCCCTTCCAACAATCTTGCTAAACGTTTACGCGAGTTGCCATTTAATGTGGGTCGTTTAAAAACCGGTACCCCAGCTCGCATTGACGCGCGCTCTGTGGACTTTTCTGTGATGCAGCGCCAGCCTGGTGATGACGTTACACCTATTATGTCGTTTATGGGGAATCGTGAAGAACATCCACAGCAAATCGATTGTTTTATTACCCATACCAATGAGCAAACCCATGACATTATTCGTGCGGGTTTAGATCGCAGCCCTATGTACAGCGGTGTGATCGAAGGTATTGGTCCGCGCTATTGTCCTTCCATTGAAGACAAAGTCATGCGCTTCGCTGATAAAAACAGCCACCAAATTTTTGTTGAGCCGGAAGGTTTATCGACCCACGAACTCTATCCAAATGGCATCAGCACTAGCTTGCCGTTTGATGTGCAAGTGGAAATGATCCACAGCATGAAGGGGTTTGAAAACGCCCACATTACGCGCCCTGGTTACGCAATCGAGTATGATTTCTTTAATCCACAGGATTTAAAGCACTCTTTGGAAACCAAGTTTATGCAAGGTCTATTCTTCGCGGGCCAAATTAACGGTACCACGGGTTATGAAGAAGCCGGTGCTCAAGGTTTATTGGCTGGTACCAATGCGGCGCTGCGTAGTATGGAAAAAGATGCTTGGTACCCCCGTCGAGATGAAGCTTATATCGGTGTACTTGTGGATGATTTGATCACCATGGGTACCAATGAGCCGTATCGTATGTTCACTAGTCGTGCCGAGTATCGTTTGATTTTGCGTGAAGACAATGCGGATTTACGTCTGACAGAAAAAGGTCGCGAATTGGGTTTAGTTGGTGATGAGCGCTGGGCAGCGTTTTGTGAAAAGAAAGAAGCCATTGAACAAGAAGAGCAGCGACTAAAAAGCACTTGGATTTTACCCAATACCGAAGAAGGCGATGTGGTAAATGGTTTCAGTAAAACCCCAATCACTCGTGAATACAGTTTAATGGATTTACTTAAGCGTCCGGAGATCACTTACTCAGATATCGCTAACCTGAAGGGTGAACCTGTTGCGGACCCGCAAGTGAGCGAGCAAGTGCAAATCATGGCCAAATACGAAGGCTATATTAATCGTCAATTGGAAGAAATTGAGCAAATGCGTCGCTACGAAGATACACTGCTACCGGCGGATTTAGATTTTTCCAAGGTTGGTGGGCTGAGCAACGAAATTGTACAGAAGCTCAGTGAAATACAACCAGAAACACTGGGCACGGCCAGCCGGATTCAAGGTGTTACCCCTGCGGCGATTAGTCAGTTGCTGATCTATCTCAAGAAGCACCATAGCGTGCAAAAGAGAAGCGCTTAA
- a CDS encoding ATP synthase subunit I, which translates to MSSSIQRPPVHRIPLLQLALTFVFAFLCLLHSKEAGISALAGGLISLVPNAYFIFLAFRYSGAQQISQVLNNLYKGGAWKMVLTALGFALVFKLLHPLNITALFAGFLLIQASNLFNAKIANL; encoded by the coding sequence ATGTCGAGCAGTATTCAACGACCACCTGTGCATCGCATTCCTTTGTTGCAATTGGCTTTGACATTCGTCTTTGCGTTTTTGTGTCTATTGCATAGTAAAGAAGCCGGGATATCGGCTTTAGCAGGCGGCCTGATAAGCCTTGTTCCCAATGCCTATTTTATCTTTTTGGCATTTCGTTATTCGGGGGCTCAACAGATATCGCAAGTACTGAATAACCTATACAAAGGTGGTGCTTGGAAAATGGTGTTAACAGCACTGGGTTTTGCATTGGTTTTTAAGCTGTTACATCCACTGAATATTACGGCGTTGTTCGCAGGTTTTTTGTTGATACAAGCAAGCAATCTTTTCAACGCCAAAATTGCAAATTTATGA
- the atpD gene encoding F0F1 ATP synthase subunit beta yields MSSGKIVQIIGAVIDVEFPRDSVPKVYDALKVEGGKITLEVQQQLGDGMVRTIAMGSTEGLKRGLVAENTNQPIQVPVGKETLGRIMDVLGDPIDEKGPIGEQERASIHRKAPSYDEQAGGQELLETGVKVIDLVCPFAKGGKVGLFGGAGVGKTVNMMELIRNIAIEHSGYSVFAGVGERTREGNDFYHEMSESNVLDKVSLVYGQMNEPPGNRLRVALTGLTMAEKFRDEGRDVLLFVDNIYRYTLAGTEVSALLGRMPSAVGYQPTLAEEMGVLQERITSTKKGSITSVQAVYVPADDLTDPSPATTFAHLDATVVLSRDIASKGIYPAIDPLDSTSRQLDPLVIGQEHYDIARGVQTVLQRFKELKDIIAILGMDELSEEDKLTVARARKIERFLSQPFFVAEVFTGAPGKYVSLKETIRGFKGILEGEFDDLPEQAFYMVGTMDEAIEKAKNL; encoded by the coding sequence ATGAGTAGCGGAAAGATCGTTCAGATCATCGGTGCTGTAATCGACGTGGAATTCCCACGTGATTCTGTACCAAAAGTATATGACGCGCTTAAAGTTGAAGGCGGAAAGATTACGCTAGAAGTTCAACAACAATTAGGCGACGGTATGGTTCGTACCATCGCTATGGGTTCTACTGAAGGTCTTAAGCGCGGCCTAGTAGCAGAAAACACCAATCAACCGATCCAAGTACCAGTGGGTAAAGAAACCCTAGGTCGTATCATGGACGTGTTGGGTGACCCAATCGACGAAAAAGGCCCAATCGGCGAACAAGAGCGTGCCTCTATTCACCGTAAAGCCCCATCTTACGACGAACAAGCTGGTGGCCAAGAGCTACTAGAAACCGGCGTAAAAGTAATCGACCTTGTTTGCCCATTCGCTAAGGGTGGTAAAGTTGGTCTATTCGGTGGTGCGGGTGTTGGTAAAACCGTAAACATGATGGAGCTTATCCGTAACATCGCAATCGAGCACAGTGGTTACTCTGTATTCGCCGGTGTTGGTGAGCGTACTCGTGAAGGTAACGACTTCTACCACGAGATGTCTGAGTCTAACGTATTGGACAAAGTATCTCTGGTTTACGGTCAGATGAATGAGCCACCAGGTAACCGTCTACGTGTTGCACTAACTGGCTTGACCATGGCTGAAAAATTCCGTGACGAAGGTCGTGACGTACTATTGTTCGTCGACAACATCTATCGTTACACACTAGCGGGTACTGAGGTATCAGCACTGCTAGGTCGTATGCCATCTGCGGTAGGTTATCAGCCTACTCTAGCAGAAGAGATGGGTGTACTTCAGGAGCGTATCACGTCAACTAAGAAAGGTTCGATCACATCTGTACAAGCGGTATACGTACCTGCGGATGACTTGACTGACCCGTCTCCTGCTACAACGTTCGCCCACTTGGACGCAACCGTTGTATTGAGCCGTGACATCGCTTCTAAAGGTATCTACCCAGCGATCGATCCATTGGATTCAACGTCTCGTCAGCTTGACCCACTAGTAATTGGTCAAGAGCACTACGACATCGCTCGTGGCGTACAGACTGTACTTCAGCGCTTCAAAGAGCTGAAAGACATCATCGCCATCTTAGGTATGGACGAACTATCTGAAGAAGACAAGCTAACTGTAGCTCGTGCTCGTAAGATCGAGCGTTTCTTGTCTCAGCCGTTCTTCGTTGCAGAAGTATTCACAGGCGCACCTGGTAAGTACGTATCTTTGAAAGAAACCATTCGTGGCTTCAAAGGTATCTTAGAAGGTGAGTTCGATGATCTTCCTGAGCAAGCTTTCTACATGGTTGGTACCATGGACGAAGCCATCGAGAAGGCGAAAAACCTTTAA
- the rsmG gene encoding 16S rRNA (guanine(527)-N(7))-methyltransferase RsmG has protein sequence MYQALLKTGLKKLQIELSDDKIELLLAYHGLLAKWNKAYNLTAVRDPQDMIGRHLLDSLSILPHVEGERILDVGTGPGLPGIPLAICHPEKDITLLDSNGKKTRFLTQSKIELKLSNITPVQSRIEKYEAPLFDAITSRAFATLEDMVNGSIHLLKSGGYFFAMKGVYPEDEIQQLDDRVSVVDCFVLHVPGEEGERHLVKIKKN, from the coding sequence ATGTATCAAGCATTGCTGAAAACCGGTTTGAAGAAACTTCAAATTGAATTAAGTGACGACAAGATAGAGCTGTTGCTTGCCTATCATGGTTTGCTTGCTAAATGGAATAAGGCCTACAACCTAACCGCCGTGCGTGACCCTCAGGATATGATTGGTCGTCATCTGTTGGATAGCTTGAGTATTTTGCCGCATGTGGAAGGCGAACGTATTTTAGATGTGGGCACAGGGCCAGGTTTACCTGGCATTCCATTAGCCATTTGTCATCCAGAGAAAGACATTACCTTGCTTGATAGTAACGGCAAGAAAACACGATTTTTAACGCAAAGCAAAATAGAATTAAAACTTTCTAATATTACACCTGTACAAAGCCGCATTGAGAAATACGAAGCGCCCTTGTTTGATGCTATCACCAGTCGTGCATTTGCCACGTTAGAGGATATGGTGAATGGCAGTATCCATCTGTTGAAATCCGGTGGTTACTTCTTTGCCATGAAGGGGGTTTACCCAGAAGATGAAATCCAGCAATTGGATGATCGAGTAAGTGTGGTAGACTGCTTTGTTCTGCACGTTCCTGGAGAAGAAGGGGAGCGGCATTTGGTTAAAATTAAGAAGAACTAG
- a CDS encoding F0F1 ATP synthase subunit B translates to MNINLTLIGQIIAFAFFVAFCWKFVWPPLMNAMQERAKKIADGLDAANRADRDLKLAQEKAGSQLREAKEQAAQIIEQANKRANQIIDEAKDAAHQEGERLKAAAQAEIDQEVNRAKETLRSQVSELAVAGASKILETSIDVEKHNALLDKLAEEL, encoded by the coding sequence GTGAATATTAATTTGACATTGATCGGCCAGATCATCGCCTTCGCTTTCTTCGTTGCCTTTTGCTGGAAGTTCGTTTGGCCACCGCTAATGAACGCCATGCAAGAGCGTGCGAAGAAGATTGCGGACGGTCTGGACGCAGCAAATCGCGCTGATCGTGACCTAAAACTGGCTCAAGAAAAAGCTGGTAGTCAGTTGCGTGAAGCGAAAGAGCAAGCTGCGCAGATCATTGAGCAAGCCAATAAGCGCGCTAACCAAATCATTGATGAAGCCAAAGATGCGGCACATCAAGAAGGTGAGCGCCTTAAAGCTGCTGCTCAAGCAGAAATTGATCAAGAAGTTAACCGCGCGAAAGAAACACTACGCTCTCAGGTATCTGAGTTAGCTGTAGCCGGTGCTTCTAAAATCCTGGAAACCTCAATTGATGTCGAGAAGCACAATGCGCTTCTAGACAAATTGGCAGAAGAGCTATAA
- a CDS encoding ParB/RepB/Spo0J family partition protein, whose translation MAKKRGLGTGLDALLAGAASSKSQQTDAPQESDTPQVRETLKQLPIEYLQPGRYQPRKDMHPEALEELAASIRAQGIMQPIVVRPISSTSADTRYEIIAGERRWRAAQIAELHEVPVIIKDVPDEAAIAMALIENIQRENLNPMEEARALHRLQEEFALTQQQVADAVGKSRVTVTNLLRLMNLNEDVRTLLEHGDIDMGHARALLGLQGENQSEAARQVVSKALTVRQTEALVSKWHEPKKTKKEEPKNPDIDRLESKLGERLGAKVELKHNQKGKGQLVISYSSLDELDGILNHIK comes from the coding sequence ATGGCAAAGAAACGCGGACTGGGTACTGGCTTGGACGCCCTATTAGCTGGCGCAGCAAGCTCTAAATCTCAACAAACAGATGCTCCTCAAGAAAGTGATACGCCCCAAGTCCGGGAAACCCTTAAGCAGCTTCCTATTGAGTACCTTCAGCCTGGTCGCTATCAGCCGCGCAAAGATATGCACCCAGAGGCGCTGGAAGAATTGGCGGCATCTATCCGTGCTCAAGGTATTATGCAGCCCATTGTGGTGCGCCCTATTTCTTCTACATCTGCTGATACTCGATATGAAATTATTGCTGGTGAACGTCGTTGGCGAGCAGCTCAAATCGCAGAGTTACACGAAGTACCGGTAATCATTAAAGATGTGCCGGATGAAGCGGCCATCGCCATGGCATTGATTGAGAATATCCAGCGTGAAAACCTCAATCCCATGGAAGAAGCTCGTGCCTTGCATCGCCTGCAAGAAGAATTCGCATTAACTCAGCAGCAAGTAGCAGACGCAGTTGGTAAAAGTCGTGTAACCGTTACTAACTTATTGCGCTTAATGAATCTCAATGAAGATGTGCGCACGTTGCTTGAGCATGGCGACATCGATATGGGTCATGCCCGTGCCTTGTTAGGTTTGCAAGGGGAGAATCAATCAGAGGCAGCACGCCAAGTGGTTTCAAAAGCGTTAACGGTGCGTCAAACCGAAGCGTTAGTGAGTAAATGGCATGAGCCTAAAAAGACCAAAAAAGAAGAGCCCAAAAATCCAGATATTGATCGTCTCGAAAGTAAACTGGGTGAACGCCTTGGCGCCAAGGTCGAGTTAAAACACAACCAAAAAGGCAAAGGCCAGTTGGTCATCAGTTATTCTAGTTTGGATGAACTAGATGGAATTTTAAATCACATCAAATAG
- the atpB gene encoding F0F1 ATP synthase subunit A — protein sequence MAGTTSTDYIKHHLTNLTYGELPQGYERDDGTILTDSTWTLAQSAREATDMGFWAVHVDSMIWSIGLGALLMFLFYRAARKAHAGVPTGFQNFVESLVEFVDTTVKETFHGRNSMIAPLSLTIFTWVFMMNLMDLIPVDVVPKLFELGWAAAGHDPHHAFMKIVPSTDPNITAGLALFVFGLMIFFGIKVKGFGGFMAELTLHPFNAKNMFVQALFIPVNFILEVLALIAKPISLALRLFGNMYAGEMIFILIAIMFSAGWAMGLFGGVLQWGWAVFHILVITLQAFIFMMLTIVYMSMAHEDH from the coding sequence ATGGCTGGTACGACCTCTACCGATTATATAAAACACCACCTCACCAACCTAACCTACGGCGAACTGCCACAGGGTTACGAGCGTGATGATGGTACAATTTTAACGGACTCCACATGGACCCTCGCGCAAAGCGCACGTGAAGCAACCGATATGGGTTTCTGGGCGGTTCACGTAGACTCTATGATTTGGTCAATCGGTCTAGGTGCATTGCTAATGTTCCTATTCTACCGTGCGGCTCGCAAAGCCCACGCAGGTGTTCCAACAGGTTTCCAAAACTTTGTTGAGTCTTTGGTTGAATTTGTTGATACCACTGTTAAAGAGACTTTCCACGGACGCAACTCTATGATTGCGCCACTTTCCTTAACGATCTTTACTTGGGTGTTCATGATGAACTTGATGGACTTAATCCCAGTTGATGTCGTGCCTAAACTGTTCGAGCTTGGTTGGGCCGCGGCTGGTCATGATCCTCATCATGCATTCATGAAAATCGTTCCATCTACCGACCCTAACATTACTGCCGGTCTAGCCTTATTTGTATTTGGCCTAATGATCTTCTTTGGCATAAAAGTAAAAGGCTTCGGTGGCTTTATGGCAGAGCTGACTTTGCACCCATTCAACGCTAAAAACATGTTTGTTCAAGCATTGTTTATTCCTGTGAACTTCATTCTTGAAGTGCTTGCCCTAATCGCTAAGCCAATCTCTTTGGCACTGCGTTTGTTCGGTAACATGTATGCTGGTGAGATGATCTTCATCTTGATCGCCATCATGTTCTCCGCAGGCTGGGCCATGGGTCTATTTGGTGGTGTATTGCAATGGGGTTGGGCGGTGTTCCATATTTTGGTTATCACCCTGCAGGCCTTCATCTTTATGATGTTGACCATTGTATATATGAGCATGGCTCACGAGGATCACTAA
- the atpG gene encoding F0F1 ATP synthase subunit gamma, which yields MAVGKEIKQKIGSINNTQKITSAMEMVAASKMRKAQDRMQTSRPYADKIRAVVGHMAHANSEYRHAYLQEREVKRVGYIVVTSDRGLCGGLNTNLLRSLVKDMQELHNKNVEIDICAIGQKGVSFFKSFGGNVIAAKTHLGDAPEAHELIGSVKVMLDSFNNGDIDRLYLAGNEFVNTMTQKPVVRQLLPLAADDDQGMKGQWDYIYEPDAEALLNEMLDRYIESQVYQAVVENTACEMAARMLAMKNATDNAGDIIKELNLLYNKARQAAITQEISEIVGGAAAV from the coding sequence ATGGCAGTCGGAAAAGAGATAAAGCAGAAAATCGGCAGTATTAACAATACGCAAAAGATCACTTCTGCGATGGAAATGGTAGCAGCATCGAAAATGCGTAAAGCGCAAGATCGTATGCAAACCAGTCGTCCATACGCAGACAAGATCCGCGCGGTTGTTGGCCACATGGCCCACGCAAACAGTGAATACCGCCACGCCTATCTGCAAGAGCGTGAAGTAAAACGCGTTGGTTATATCGTGGTTACTTCAGATCGTGGTCTTTGTGGTGGTTTGAACACTAACTTGCTACGTAGCTTAGTTAAAGACATGCAAGAGCTTCACAATAAAAATGTGGAGATCGATATTTGTGCCATTGGCCAAAAAGGCGTGTCTTTCTTTAAGAGCTTCGGTGGCAATGTAATAGCGGCAAAAACTCACTTAGGCGATGCACCTGAAGCGCACGAGTTAATCGGTAGCGTTAAAGTCATGCTGGATTCGTTCAACAATGGTGATATCGATCGCTTGTACCTTGCTGGTAACGAGTTTGTGAACACCATGACGCAGAAGCCAGTAGTTAGACAACTTCTACCGCTTGCAGCTGATGATGATCAAGGCATGAAAGGTCAGTGGGACTATATTTACGAGCCAGACGCTGAGGCACTCCTCAACGAAATGTTGGATCGTTATATTGAATCACAGGTGTATCAAGCAGTTGTTGAAAACACCGCTTGTGAAATGGCAGCGCGTATGTTGGCCATGAAAAACGCCACTGATAATGCTGGTGACATCATTAAAGAGCTTAACTTGTTATACAACAAAGCTCGTCAGGCAGCTATCACCCAAGAGATCTCTGAGATCGTGGGCGGCGCAGCAGCGGTATAG
- the atpE gene encoding F0F1 ATP synthase subunit C yields the protein MEMVYIAASLMIGLGALGTGIGFALLGGKLLESTARQPELGPQLQTKTFLMAGLLDAVPMIGVGIAMYLIFVVAA from the coding sequence ATGGAAATGGTATATATCGCAGCCTCTCTTATGATTGGTTTAGGTGCCCTAGGTACTGGTATCGGTTTCGCCCTTCTAGGTGGCAAGCTACTAGAATCTACAGCTCGTCAACCTGAGCTAGGTCCACAGCTTCAAACTAAAACTTTCCTAATGGCTGGTCTATTGGATGCGGTTCCAATGATCGGTGTAGGTATCGCTATGTACCTTATCTTCGTTGTTGCTGCTTAA
- a CDS encoding ParA family protein: MGRIIAIANQKGGVGKTTTTVNLSASLVATKRKVLVIDLDPQGNATMGSGVNKHELESSIYDVLVDDMPARDAIVKTDPAGYDILPANGDLTAAEVQLIDMDGKESRLRNALDPLVDDYDYIVIDCPPSLNMLTVNAFVAAHGIIIPMQCEYYALEGLTALMNTIERIQQINPELRIDGLLRTMYDPRTSLTTDVSAQLINHFGDQVYGTVIPRNIRLAEAPSYGMPVLCYDKSSRGAVAYLALAGEVNRKCQSISA, translated from the coding sequence GTGGGTCGAATCATAGCAATAGCAAACCAAAAAGGCGGTGTGGGTAAAACCACAACGACGGTTAATCTGTCTGCATCTTTAGTTGCCACTAAGCGCAAAGTTTTGGTGATCGATTTAGACCCTCAAGGCAACGCGACCATGGGAAGTGGCGTCAATAAACATGAGCTAGAGTCGTCAATCTATGATGTGCTTGTAGATGATATGCCTGCTCGTGACGCAATCGTAAAAACTGATCCTGCTGGTTACGATATATTGCCAGCAAATGGTGATCTTACCGCTGCAGAGGTTCAGTTAATTGATATGGACGGTAAAGAAAGCCGCTTGCGTAACGCCCTTGATCCGCTCGTGGATGATTACGATTACATTGTGATTGATTGCCCACCCTCTTTGAACATGCTTACCGTCAATGCCTTCGTTGCCGCCCATGGTATTATTATTCCGATGCAGTGCGAATATTATGCATTGGAAGGTTTAACCGCATTAATGAATACCATTGAGCGTATTCAGCAAATTAATCCTGAACTACGTATCGATGGTTTGTTGCGCACCATGTATGATCCGCGCACCAGTTTGACCACAGACGTCTCTGCACAATTGATTAATCACTTTGGTGATCAGGTCTATGGCACAGTGATTCCACGTAATATTCGTCTGGCTGAGGCCCCTAGTTATGGAATGCCGGTACTGTGTTATGATAAGAGCTCTCGCGGCGCCGTGGCCTATCTGGCGTTGGCGGGAGAAGTAAATCGCAAGTGTCAAAGCATCTCAGCATAA
- the atpA gene encoding F0F1 ATP synthase subunit alpha translates to MQQLNPSEISEVIKKRIEKLDVASEARTEGTIVSVSDGIVRIHGLADVMYGEMIEFDGSVYGMALNLEQDSVGAIVLGDYLGLAEGQKARCTGRILEVPTGPELLGRVVDALGNPIDGKGPIEAKQTTPIERIAPGVIARQGVDQPVQTGYKAVDAMVPIGRGQRELIIGDRQTGKTALAVDAIINQKNSGIKCVYVAIGQKQSSIANVVRKLEEHGAMDNTIIVAASASDPASMQYLSAYAGCAMGEYFRDRGEDALIIYDDLTKQAWAYRQISLLLKRPPGREAYPGDVFYLHSRLLERAARVNAEYVEQFTNGEVKGKTGSLTALPIIETQGGDVSAFVPTNVISITDGQIFLETNLFNSGIRPAMNAGISVSRVGGAAQTKIISKLGGGIRLALAQYRELAAFAQFASDLDDATREQLEHGKTVTELMKQKQYAPMSVAEMAIMLFAANEGYLKDVAVEKIADFEAALLSYAKAEFKDLVDLINGAGKFGDDEKNGLKDLLEKFKATQTW, encoded by the coding sequence ATGCAGCAACTAAATCCTAGCGAGATAAGCGAAGTGATTAAGAAGCGCATCGAGAAACTTGATGTAGCTTCTGAAGCACGTACCGAAGGTACAATCGTATCTGTATCAGACGGTATCGTGCGCATTCACGGTCTTGCCGACGTAATGTACGGTGAGATGATTGAATTTGATGGCAGCGTATACGGTATGGCTCTTAACCTAGAGCAAGATTCCGTAGGCGCAATCGTATTGGGCGACTATTTGGGCTTGGCTGAAGGCCAAAAAGCTCGTTGTACAGGTCGTATCCTTGAAGTACCAACAGGTCCTGAACTACTTGGCCGTGTTGTTGATGCTCTTGGTAACCCAATCGATGGTAAAGGCCCAATCGAAGCGAAACAAACTACTCCTATCGAGCGAATCGCTCCTGGGGTAATCGCTCGTCAAGGCGTAGACCAGCCAGTACAAACCGGTTACAAAGCGGTTGACGCAATGGTACCTATCGGTCGTGGTCAGCGTGAGTTGATCATCGGTGACCGTCAGACTGGTAAAACAGCTCTAGCGGTAGACGCCATCATCAACCAAAAAAATTCTGGCATTAAGTGTGTATACGTTGCCATCGGTCAGAAGCAATCTTCTATTGCAAACGTAGTACGTAAGCTAGAAGAGCACGGTGCAATGGATAACACCATCATCGTAGCCGCTTCTGCTTCTGATCCTGCTTCTATGCAGTATCTATCTGCTTATGCAGGTTGTGCAATGGGTGAATACTTCCGCGACCGCGGTGAAGATGCCCTAATCATTTATGATGATTTGACTAAGCAAGCTTGGGCATATCGTCAGATTTCATTGCTATTGAAGCGTCCTCCTGGTCGTGAAGCATACCCAGGTGATGTTTTCTACTTGCACTCACGTCTTCTAGAGCGTGCAGCGCGAGTAAACGCCGAATACGTTGAACAGTTCACTAACGGTGAAGTAAAAGGTAAGACTGGTTCTTTGACTGCTCTACCGATTATCGAAACCCAAGGTGGTGACGTATCTGCGTTTGTACCAACTAACGTAATCTCCATTACCGATGGTCAGATCTTCTTAGAAACTAACCTATTTAACTCTGGTATCCGTCCTGCAATGAACGCAGGTATCTCGGTATCACGTGTTGGTGGTGCTGCACAAACTAAGATCATCTCTAAACTAGGTGGTGGTATCCGTCTGGCATTGGCTCAGTATCGTGAATTGGCGGCTTTCGCTCAGTTCGCTTCTGATCTTGATGATGCAACTCGTGAACAGCTTGAGCACGGTAAAACTGTTACTGAACTAATGAAGCAGAAACAGTACGCGCCTATGTCTGTGGCTGAAATGGCGATCATGCTATTCGCAGCAAACGAAGGCTATCTGAAAGACGTTGCAGTAGAAAAGATTGCAGACTTCGAAGCTGCTCTACTTTCTTACGCGAAGGCTGAGTTCAAAGACCTTGTTGATCTAATCAACGGCGCTGGCAAGTTTGGCGACGATGAGAAGAACGGTCTTAAGGACTTGCTAGAGAAATTTAAAGCGACTCAAACCTGGTAA
- a CDS encoding F0F1 ATP synthase subunit delta: MAELSTLARPYAKAAFQAAVEAGDLQAWSDMLAVASEVANNQDMEAVLSHPGLSGEQQAQTLIDVCGEKLNEAGQNLVNVLAENKRLALLPHILEQFEHLKAEQERVVDVEITSAFDVTDATKQKLTQALKAKLDKDVRVTTTVDSSLVGGAIIRAGDMVIDGTVRGKLAKLAEAMNS; the protein is encoded by the coding sequence ATGGCTGAACTTTCAACATTGGCACGTCCATACGCGAAAGCAGCCTTCCAAGCAGCTGTTGAAGCTGGTGACTTGCAAGCATGGTCAGACATGCTTGCAGTAGCCAGCGAAGTAGCCAACAACCAAGACATGGAAGCAGTATTAAGCCATCCAGGGTTGTCTGGCGAACAGCAGGCTCAAACATTGATCGATGTTTGTGGGGAAAAGCTAAACGAGGCGGGTCAAAACCTTGTCAACGTTTTAGCCGAGAATAAGCGCCTAGCGCTATTACCACACATCCTTGAGCAATTTGAGCACTTGAAGGCGGAACAAGAAAGAGTAGTAGATGTAGAAATTACATCCGCTTTCGACGTAACCGACGCAACCAAGCAAAAATTGACTCAAGCTCTCAAGGCCAAACTTGATAAAGACGTACGCGTAACCACTACTGTAGATAGTTCTTTGGTAGGTGGTGCCATCATCCGAGCGGGTGACATGGTGATTGACGGTACTGTACGTGGCAAGTTGGCTAAGTTAGCCGAAGCGATGAACTCCTGA